The genomic region TCCTGGCCGAGCATGGCGCTCTCTGCATACAAGTATTCTCTTCCGAGCGGTTTCCCGCTCTGTATACAATCCTTCAACGACACCCCCTCGCAAATCGATGGTATTTCAATACCGCATTGTTCGCATAACGTGGGAAAAATATCGATAAGGCCGACAACGTCCCCACAGCACGTACCCGCCTTTATTCGCCCGGGGAAACGCATCATCATCGGCACCCGCACTGATGCCTCATAAAAAACGGATTTGTTCCATATGCGATGCTCATCCCCCATTTCGCCATGATCGGACGTATAAACTACTATGGTGTTTTCTTTCATATCCAGATAATCCAGCGCAGATAGAATCCTGCCGATAGCATCATCGATCCACTCAACACATGCATAATATGATTCGAGCGCAGCGAGCGCAGCATCCGCATCCTTCGTGCCGAATCTGCGGCGCGCCTCGGCAACGAACGGAACGACTTCATCCGGACCATTCATGCTAGATGGAAGGGAGACATTCCCTTTGTAATGACCGTAGTACTTCTTCGGCGGGCGCAGGGGAAAATGAGGTTTGTCGAAATTCACCGAAAGAAAGAACGGCTGATCGACATGAAGTGATTTATGGACCTGAAGCCATTTCACGCTTTCAGCGACACATATCTCGGTCTGTGTAAGGGCGATAGGTATTTCACTCGGACCCGTATTCCCCAATAGACCACCGAGCCCGGCTGCGCCGTATTCAGGTTTTCGACAGGGATCCGGTTGATGAGCCTGCCCATAGATATCGCCATAGGGCCGCTGCTGATAACCATGAAACTGCTCCCCGTTGAAATGCGCCTTTCCGACAAGACAGGTGCGGTAGCCGTTCTCCTCAAGAACGCGCGGCAGTGTTATGCTGTTCGCTTCCATGATCTGTTTGTTCTCGTAGATACCGAGCGACTTTGAATGCCGCCCCGACAGAAGCGATGCGCGGCTGGGAACGCACAGTGGATTCTGGCAATAAGCGTTTCGAAAGTACATGCCCTCCGATGCCATTCGGTCAAGATTCGGTGTTCTGACTATGGCGTTTCCCCCGCATCCGATGATATGCGGGCTGTGCTGATCGCTGAACAGGAAAAGAATATTGGGCGCATTCTTCATGGTCACCTCACAGAGTGCGTCCGCGTATGATACGGCGGCGAATAATTCCAGTCAACATGTTCTTCGCAGCCATAAAGCTGATCGGGACCGAGGAAATGCATCTTCCCGGCAAGCACCGTTCGATGCCCCGCATGCCGG from Spirochaetota bacterium harbors:
- a CDS encoding sulfatase-like hydrolase/transferase yields the protein MKNAPNILFLFSDQHSPHIIGCGGNAIVRTPNLDRMASEGMYFRNAYCQNPLCVPSRASLLSGRHSKSLGIYENKQIMEANSITLPRVLEENGYRTCLVGKAHFNGEQFHGYQQRPYGDIYGQAHQPDPCRKPEYGAAGLGGLLGNTGPSEIPIALTQTEICVAESVKWLQVHKSLHVDQPFFLSVNFDKPHFPLRPPKKYYGHYKGNVSLPSSMNGPDEVVPFVAEARRRFGTKDADAALAALESYYACVEWIDDAIGRILSALDYLDMKENTIVVYTSDHGEMGDEHRIWNKSVFYEASVRVPMMMRFPGRIKAGTCCGDVVGLIDIFPTLCEQCGIEIPSICEGVSLKDCIQSGKPLGREYLYAESAMLGQEDLAGCMVRHRQWKYNYYLDGTEELYDIEHDPNEMADVAKHKEYRIIADALREKVIAFWDPEQQYTRCRATPAMAREKHFYPFSNQFMSCDGTIADARP